The bacterium sequence ACTGCCCCATGTTCTCGGCATTGATGCGGAAGTAGGCCTGCAGGGGGATGTCCACCCTGATGTTCTTTGGCACGTAGATGAACGAGCCGCCGGACCATGCGGCCGTGTTCAGCGCCGCGAACTTGTTGTCACGGGTCGGGATGATGGTCCCGAAGTACCGCTTGACGATCTCGGGATGGAGACGCAGCCCCGAGTCCATGTCACAGAACAGGACGCCCTGCTGCTCCAGATCCTCCCGGATCGAGTGATAGACGACCTCGCTCTCGTACTGGGCGGTGACGCCGGCCAGGAACTTGCGCTCGGCTTCGGGCACGCCGAGGCGGTCGAAGGTCCGCTTGATGTCGTCGTGCACGTCGTCCCAGTTGTTGGCCTGCTCGCCCTTGGGCTTGATGTAGTAGTGGATGTTGTCGAAGTCGATCTCGCCGAGCAGCCTGGAGTTGCCCCAGCGGGGCATGGGCTTCTCGAAGAAGACGTCCAGTGCCTTGTGGCGCACATCGCGCATCCACTGGGGCTCGCCCTTCTTGAGCGAGATCATCTCGACCAGTTCGTGGTCGATGCCCTTGGGCGCCTTGAGGAAGTAGTCCTCGGGATCGTGGAAGCCGTAGCGCTCGGCGTAGTTCTGGTTGATGCTCAGCACATTCTGGGGGGTATTCATGCTGCGCTCCCTTCGCTGACGACGTCGTGTTTCCCCAGCCAGTCGTAGCCACGTTCCTCGAGTTCCTGGGCCAGTTCGGGACCACCGGAACGGACGATGGCGCCGTCCATGAAGACGTGCACGACATCCGGCCTGATGTAGTTGAGGATGCGCTGGTAGTGGGTCACCAGCAGCACGCCGGTCTCACCGGTCGACGCCGTGTTGACGCCCTTGGAGACCACCTTGAGCGCGTCGATGTCCAGGCCGGAATCGGTCTCGTCGAGCAGGGCGAACGAGGGCCGGAGCATGAGCATCTGCAGGATCTCCAGGCGCTTCTTCTCGCCGCCGCTGAACCCGTCGTTCAGATAGCGCGAAACGAACTCGCGGGGCACGTCCAGCTCATCGAAGGCGGCCATCATCTCCTTGCGGAACTCGCGCACCGGAATGTCCTGGCCGCGGCGCGCGGACAGCGACGCCCGCAGGAAGTTGGCGACCGAGACGCCGGGGACCGCGACCGGGTACTGGAAACCGAGGAACATGCCGAGCCGCGCACGTTCGTGCGGCTCCAGCTCGTCCACGCGGCGTCCGTCGAGCCAGATCTCGCCCTGTACGGCATAGCTGGGATGGCCCATGAGAGCGGCGGCCAGAGTGGATTTTCCCGATCCGTTGGGTCCCATCAGGGCGTGTTTCTCACCGGCGCGGATCTCCAGATCCACACCCTTGACGATCTCCTTGCCGTCTATGCCGGCCCGCAGTCCCCTGCAGGCGAAGACCGTCTTGTCCGGAGTGCTCATGTCTTTCTCCTCTTATTAAACGGCGCCGGCGGCGCCGGTATGACTCACAGTTCCAGGAGTTTTTCCTCGATGGCGCAGGTTTCGCCGCTGAGATCGGCCAGGCTGGTTCCCTCCAGCACCCGGGTGATGCGGACGGCGAGGCTCCGCCAGACCGAGCGCAGACCGCAATCGCCCACGTGCGGGCAGACGACGTCCAGCGGGTCGTCCGGCGAGCATGCGCTGCCCACCAGCAGGGGACGTCCCAGCGACTTCATCACATCGGCGACCGTTATCTCGTTCGACGGCCGCGCCAGTTCGTAACCGCCGTGTCGTCCCCGGACTGTCTGCACGACGCCGCCCCGTCTGAGCTGCGACAAAAGCTTCGTGACCGTCGGCTGCGGCAGGCGCTCCGCCCCCACGATCTCGGCCTGCGTCATCTGGCCGCCGTTGCGCGCGAGGCACGCGGTGATGCGCAGGGCCTGTTCATCGGTCTTCATGATCTTCATGAAACATCTCCCGTCCGAGGTCTACCTGTCTGAATAATTTATATACATATATACTTTTGTCAAGTTTAATAGGTGAACTTTCCCGCCGGCTCAACTTGCTGTCCTGATTAATGTTGCAAACCGCGGTGCCAAACAGTTCTTGCCCGGCTCCCTATCCGCCTTATTATGAGGAGCAAGATCCTCACAGCCAGAGGTCCCGCTTGGCAACCTGATCGGGAGTGCGACCATATGAATGAACTCAATGCCACGGTCATGCACCGCAGCGAGGTGACCCACGGCCTGCTGATCATGCGCGTGAAACCCGATTTCCCCGTCCCGGATTTCAGGGCCGGACAATACGCGGTCCTCGGCTTGCCGCCGACGGCGCCCCGGGTCGCCGTCGCTGATCCCGAAGACCCGCCACCGGACCCTGCCAAGCTCATCCGGCGCGCCTACTCGGTGGCCTCCGGCAGCGTGCAGAAGGAATACCTGGAGTTCTACGTCGCCCTGGTCGCCGGCGGCGCCCTGACGCCGCGCCTGTTCGCCCTGCGGCAGGGCGATCGCGTATTCCTGGGCAAGAAGATCGTCGGCATGTTCACGCTCAGCGACGTGCCACAGGGGAACGACCTGGTCTTCGTGGCCACCGGCACCGGCCTCGCGCCGTACGTCTCGATGCTGCGCTCCCAATACGACTTCGAGACGTCGCATAGGACGCTGGTCATCCACGGCGCGCGCCACAGCTGGGACCTGGGCTACAGCCGGGACATGGCCGCGCTGGCGTCGCGGCACGAGAACTTCCGCTACGTCCCCATGGTCAGCCGCCCCGACGGCGAGGAGCCCCCCTGGCCGGGGCTCACGGGCCGCGTCACGTCCCTGTTCACCGACGACGCGATCGAAGGCCTGCTGGGAACGCCCTTCGATCCGGAGCGGATCAAGGTCTTCCTCTGCGGCAATCCCGACATGATCACGGAGTTGATGGGCTGGCTCGAGGCGCGGGGATACCGCGAACACACGCGCAAACAGCCGGGGAGCATCTTCGTGGAGAAATACTGGTAGACCGGATCAATCGTCCGGACCGTATGCCGGCACCTGGCCGCGGGCGTGGTGGTACTTGGGGCCGTCCAGTTCCTGTGCACGGCGCAGGTATTCCCCCTGTGAGATCTCGGTGCGCCACCGACCCGCCAGCTTGGCCACGCCGATACCGCCGAAGAACACCAGCAGGACCGCGGCCGCGAAGACCACCGGACGGACCCTGCGGCGACCCGCGCGCACTACCAGCGCCTCGGGGGCGGGACACTGGGCCACGCATTCCAGGCAACCGGTGCATTCGGCGTCGGCGACGCGCGTCTTGCGGTCCACGTCCAGGAATGCGGGGCAGACCGCGGCACACCGGCCGCAAGCCGTGCAGTCCGGGATCCTGCGCTCGACCTTCAACGGGGAAAGCAGTGACAGCA is a genomic window containing:
- the sufC gene encoding Fe-S cluster assembly ATPase SufC; translated protein: MSTPDKTVFACRGLRAGIDGKEIVKGVDLEIRAGEKHALMGPNGSGKSTLAAALMGHPSYAVQGEIWLDGRRVDELEPHERARLGMFLGFQYPVAVPGVSVANFLRASLSARRGQDIPVREFRKEMMAAFDELDVPREFVSRYLNDGFSGGEKKRLEILQMLMLRPSFALLDETDSGLDIDALKVVSKGVNTASTGETGVLLVTHYQRILNYIRPDVVHVFMDGAIVRSGGPELAQELEERGYDWLGKHDVVSEGSAA
- a CDS encoding ferredoxin--NADP reductase, with protein sequence MNELNATVMHRSEVTHGLLIMRVKPDFPVPDFRAGQYAVLGLPPTAPRVAVADPEDPPPDPAKLIRRAYSVASGSVQKEYLEFYVALVAGGALTPRLFALRQGDRVFLGKKIVGMFTLSDVPQGNDLVFVATGTGLAPYVSMLRSQYDFETSHRTLVIHGARHSWDLGYSRDMAALASRHENFRYVPMVSRPDGEEPPWPGLTGRVTSLFTDDAIEGLLGTPFDPERIKVFLCGNPDMITELMGWLEARGYREHTRKQPGSIFVEKYW
- a CDS encoding Rrf2 family transcriptional regulator, which produces MKIMKTDEQALRITACLARNGGQMTQAEIVGAERLPQPTVTKLLSQLRRGGVVQTVRGRHGGYELARPSNEITVADVMKSLGRPLLVGSACSPDDPLDVVCPHVGDCGLRSVWRSLAVRITRVLEGTSLADLSGETCAIEEKLLEL